TTTGACTTATTGCTAAAATGGTATCTTAATTAATTAGATATTTGCTTATCAATTtatagtattttttattatttatatattcaaACTGAAGTTTAATTCACCATTGAAGTACTATACatgtgtgttttttttattaaatgtgaTACCAGATAACAAATAAGTGATCAATAAAGAAGAAAGAGGCACTGATGATGAGTCTGTtgaactactactactactacttgtttgttaatgttattatgattggatcattattattaatgacaATAATGTCCACACTAGCTTCACTTGCAAGACCAGGTTGCCAAGGCAAGTGTGGAAATGTAGATATTCCATACCCTTTCGGAATTGGATCATCCGATTGTTTTCTTGACGAACGATTCGAAATCTCCTGCAACAACAGCTCTCCCACGCCTGTTCTCAAACACACTCAGCTACACGTACTTGATATTTATTTAAGTCCTTATTCCGATTACGATTATTCCCAATGGATTGTGGTGAGAAACCCCATTAGTTTCTTCGATTGCGGAAACAAGGCAAGGCAAAAATCAGCAAATTTAACAGGAACCCCGTTTTACTATTTGAGTGACAATGTATTCATTGCAGTAAGTGGTGGTGTCCTTGCCACGTTCAAAACAGGGTCAGGCAACATGCTCTTCGAGAATGGATGCTCATCCAATAGTACAACAACTACATCAACTAGTCATAATATTATTGATTTTAGTAAGTGCAATGGCGTTGAATGTTGTATCACTTCCTTCCTCAGCCCTAATTCGAAGGTTGTGGGCGACAGCGTCGAAATCTCCATGGATAATGATTCTTCTGGTACTCCGGCAAATCATAGCCAATGCAAATATGCATTCTTGATAGCTCATAAGGAAATTGATATACATAAAACATTTGGTGATCTGGATTATGTTCCCGTCCGACTAAGTTGGTCCCTTAACAGTACGTATTTCGATGTATTTAAAACACATGTTATGCCATTGCCAACCAGAACTAGCAACTTCCGTTGTTGGACTCCGACGGAGGACTATGGTAATTTATTAAAATCCTCTTCAGATCGGATAGATCAATGTTCGTGCGAGTATGGACTTCGAGGGAATCCCTATCTGGTGGGTGGGTGTAATCAAGGTAAACCTCTCCcacaaatattaattataattgtaTATAAATATTAAGCTTTCAATTACTATATATATACTAGCTAGATACAAATAATCTCCACGTCGGTAGTTAGTTTTATTTGTAAaatttatcaattatatatatatatatatattaactttgtATTATTAtcgtataaattttaaataaataaacattatatataaaaaaataacataaacatattaaatgaaaaattaaaacaaaatgtttatgattttttaaaaatatataaatatgatataataacatttttaaacattaatgataatttttttaataaaaattaaaattatgcattatatattattattataataatattttataatatttaattttacatTATTGTAAGTATTAAATgtctagttttatattaaatattattataataataatattttataatatttgaattcatattaatatagttagtaaaaaattaggattataaattattatcattataaaattttgtaacatttaaatttatattaatatagttattaaatatcttatatatttttataataatgatatttaatgacatttgaatttgaatttaaatttattttatatatagtcttatatcaaatataataataatgatatattttataatatttaaatttatattaatataattaataaatatttatttttcttttattttaaaaatatattttattaaatatttaaaatatttaattaaagttaacaaaataaacaattaaaaccaataatttcttCACTTTTTAATTAGTCAGGACTTATTATTAGTTACAGTAATCTTTtttatagtctatatatataaaaataaataattaataaattttatattaactaaaaaaattatgtgCTATTTAATTCTCTCAGATATGAATGAATGCATTGATAGAAGATCGTCTTGCCCTGGAGGCTCTACTTGCGTGAACACTTTCGGGCACTATCACTGTAGTTATAAACGCAGGGCCATCTTTATAGGTATGtctaatgtgtatatatatatatttatatttatatttataattttctttgtgTGTATGTGTGATTATCTATtcatcataaaataatattttgtagtggttaattaatttaaaacataGTAAAAATTCATAATAGTAGTGCATCTAGGAATTCATTCcaccaaaaataaaaatcaataataatatatattggaAATATATAATTGAACAAAGTTTAAAAATTACACGCATATatacaaattaaataataaaataatgtaaTTGGGATAACTATTCTACTATCCTACTttcatttttacaaaaaaatcttATTCTTTTACTCACAAAATTAATTTTGTGAGTAAAAGAactttattatattatatttttttattaatatttgaataaaactaggagtgaaaatatcttttaaatttatcaatttttaagaaattatagCACATTTTCAAAAGAAATAATCACATCTTAACTGTTAGGTAACTGAGATTATCAAAAAAGCGTAATAGGATGTATTTTTAatgcaaaagaaaaaaacttAGGAATTTAACTTCAACGTGTtgagaaattatatatttttactgctaatattcatatattttaatcaatcatatttttaataaaaatttataaatatattttatatctaccgcaaattttaattaaacaaattgaGGCTATTttgtcataataaataataagaaagtttGCACCAAAACTACCCTAAAGTTTGAGGTTTATACACATCATAGACTCAGTCTTTTTTTTTAACAGTGAAAAATACCAGAAATTGGTCTAGTCACCACCTAACGGAGATCAATATGCAGAGAGTGACGAAATTACTATTATACTAACTTTGGGTATTTTTCCTGTTAAAAAAAAGATTGGATTTATGCCACGTACAATCCTCAAACTTTGGATAGTTTTGCTGCAAATATTCCTAAATaatatttttaccaaaattagtaaaaaaaacacaattttaacAATCATTGTTCAAAAAGATTAAATGTTTGATAAATTTCAATTTAtctattataaaaattatatcaaaaaattaaagtttagaagaagaaaaataataatattaaaaactcAATTTAATTTATGCTTATTTAAAATTACAAACTAATTaagaataaatttttaaaaatttccaTATTTCTATAAATGAAtgattatgtttatttattcatacatgATAAACAGGTGTGGGGAGTCCTCTTGGATTATTAGTTCTACTTTTTAGTACATGGAGACTATACAGattcataaagaaaagaaaagaaattaaacGCAAGAAAGCATTTTTCAAACGAAATGGCGGCCTTTTGTTGGAACAGCAAATACACGCAAGTGAAAACAATGTCGATCAAACGAAGCTGTTCGAGTCAAAAGAGTTAGAGAAGGCAACTGATAATTTCAATATAGACAGAGTTCTTGGGCAAGGAGGCCAAGGCACCGTGTACAAAGGAATGTTGGAAGATGGAAAGATTGTTGCTATAAAGAAGTCTAAAATAATTGATGAAGCCAAACTCTCTGAATTCATCAACGAGGTTGTCATTCTTACACAAATCAATCATAGAAATGTTGTCAGGCTATTGGGATGTTGTCTGGAGACAGATGTTCCACTTCTAGTTTATGAATTCATCCCAAACGGAACACTTTCTGAGTATATTCATGACATAAATGCAGAGTTTCCTTTCACATGGAACATGAGATTACGAATTGCCACTGAAGTTGCAGGAGCTCTTTCATACTTACACTCAGCAGCTTCTTTTCCAATTTACCATCGCGATATCAAGTCTACGAACATACTCCTTGATGAAAAATTGAGAGCTAAAGTTGCAGACTTTGGTACATCAAGAACTATCTCCTTAGAGCAAACTCACCTGACCACTATAGTTTATGGCACATTTGGCTATCTAGATCCAGAATACTTTCAGTCTAGCCAATTCACAGATAAGAGTGATGTTTATAGTTTTGGAGTGGTTCTTGTCGAGCTCTTGACCGGACAAAAAGCAATATCAGCAACAAGGTCAGAAGAGGAAGGAAGAAGTTTGGCAACATATTTCATGATGACGATGGAGGAAAAGAGTAGTAGTAGCCTGTTCGACATTCTTGATGGTCAAGTTCTCAAAGATGCGCCAAAAGAAGAGATCTTAATTGTTGCTGACCTTGCAAAGAGATGCTTGCATTTGAGTGGAAGGAATCGACCTACCATGAAGGAAGTAGCAAAGGAGCTAGAGAGGAGGATTCAAGGCATTGATAATAAAGATTCTAAGGGTAGTCAAcaacataattatgattatgaagAGCTAGCATATGCACCGCTTGAAATTGAAGACTACTCTTTGAATGTTTCCACGTCATCAACTTTTGATAGGAATGCTACTAGCTCCTCGTTGCATCAAGAGTTACCATTGTTGGAAGTGTGAACAAATAGTAATATCCCTTTTGTAGTACTCttcactttattttctttttgtttcaaatTTGAGAGATCAATTATACTGTGGAATACTTTATTGGTTAATATTGTTAACTTTGGTTTCATCTCATTGTATAAGCATTGATATTATGTAATATAGTAGTACTCGTGTTTTTGTATGGTTTTGGCCTTttcaattttctaattatttctTTTTATACGAATTTGTATTGCCAACTATCTAATGAATATGTTTTTGTATGGTTGCTTCACAGTATGCTTACTTTAGACAAAATCCCCTCCAGCACATTGAACTGCTTCttaagctttgcccttacctacacacatAGAGTAACTAATGAGCTATAACGCTCAGTAAGAAAGCTAGTTACAACTTATGATTCTACTACCCAAAACAAACTTTGCATAACAGTAATGCACAACTGGAAACTGTAAACTGAGTAACATGTctagcatattcacataaatctTGGTATTGCGTAACATACTGAAAACATATAACTGAGCCatcgtgttatctgtggggtctTAATCCCCGTGTGGCCTCCACGacccagagaatactcacctcccgtaCCAAAGGGGTACGCTCCGCTAAAACATGATGACTTTACTGACTTGGCGGCTAACCCCATTGATCGGACACATACTTTCTGAGAAAGgagatatgaaacacattgtgggtACTGGCCAATGCGAGAGGTAGGGCTAAACGGTAAGCAACTGGTCCTATCCTCTCAAGGATCTGAAAAGGACCCACATACCTACATTGTCCAAAGCCACATGTATGGCAGTCCATGACTTGGGATATACCTGCACTCACCACCAATTAAGTTTGTCACATATTGAATACCAAATTTGATATTTTCTAATTGATATGAATGTGTTTACCTGAGTGGTGCAACGTGAAACTGCATCTTGGAGATTGTACTGATCTCTACTAGATGTTGTCCACTGGCCTCCGTCCATTCTGACACCAAATATAAAAGGATAATCATAAGTAAAAGACTCGAATAAGAGTAAACAAACATGTCAATTGTAAATTAGTATTGTCATTATGATattttctgttttcaataatgctcatatgataccccatattttgaaaacatagataTTTGGTATCCTAATTGATTATCAATTTGACCAAGCTGTCAgcagttatatataatttgtaacTTGTATATTGATAGTAATTTGATTAAagtggtaaaattttattaattaaatttgagtttagagtaccaaatatgtacaattttaaaatacagagaaAC
The Humulus lupulus chromosome 6, drHumLupu1.1, whole genome shotgun sequence DNA segment above includes these coding regions:
- the LOC133786227 gene encoding wall-associated receptor kinase-like 9; its protein translation is MSTLASLARPGCQGKCGNVDIPYPFGIGSSDCFLDERFEISCNNSSPTPVLKHTQLHVLDIYLSPYSDYDYSQWIVVRNPISFFDCGNKARQKSANLTGTPFYYLSDNVFIAVSGGVLATFKTGSGNMLFENGCSSNSTTTTSTSHNIIDFSKCNGVECCITSFLSPNSKVVGDSVEISMDNDSSGTPANHSQCKYAFLIAHKEIDIHKTFGDLDYVPVRLSWSLNSTYFDVFKTHVMPLPTRTSNFRCWTPTEDYGNLLKSSSDRIDQCSCEYGLRGNPYLVGGCNQGVGSPLGLLVLLFSTWRLYRFIKKRKEIKRKKAFFKRNGGLLLEQQIHASENNVDQTKLFESKELEKATDNFNIDRVLGQGGQGTVYKGMLEDGKIVAIKKSKIIDEAKLSEFINEVVILTQINHRNVVRLLGCCLETDVPLLVYEFIPNGTLSEYIHDINAEFPFTWNMRLRIATEVAGALSYLHSAASFPIYHRDIKSTNILLDEKLRAKVADFGTSRTISLEQTHLTTIVYGTFGYLDPEYFQSSQFTDKSDVYSFGVVLVELLTGQKAISATRSEEEGRSLATYFMMTMEEKSSSSLFDILDGQVLKDAPKEEILIVADLAKRCLHLSGRNRPTMKEVAKELERRIQGIDNKDSKGSQQHNYDYEELAYAPLEIEDYSLNVSTSSTFDRNATSSSLHQELPLLEV